One part of the Anopheles merus strain MAF chromosome 3L, AmerM5.1, whole genome shotgun sequence genome encodes these proteins:
- the LOC121600508 gene encoding two pore potassium channel protein sup-9 codes for MKKQNVRTISLIVCTFTYLLIGAAVFDALESETEKKRWKALSAIENVLITRYNISSEDFKVIETVIMKSEPHKAGQQWKFSGAFYYATTVLTTIGYGHSTPTTVSGKIFTMCYAAIGIPLGLVMFQSIGERVNRLSSVIVHAIKTSFNCKKAIASEVDLILVVTTLSSLTIAGGAAAFSKFEGWSYFDSVYYCFITLTTIGFGDMVALQKDNALNKKPEYVAFALIFILFGLAVVAASLNLLVLRFVTMNTEDEKRDEAQAIQALQIAVKLDGDIITGNTDSVDERCYDRISVINPLTVCHNCPTKFDMAPEPTGGGGGGGGNGCYIETNYRYPLMDCEMTQLRSPAGFNGPGNGNHGPQQRMQPPLHDFEADDDGLIRPLRYDFHPNRGRASV; via the exons ATGAAAAAGCAAAACGTACGGACCATCTCGCTGATCGTGTGTACGTTCACCTACCTGCTAATCGGTGCCGCCGTGTTCGATGCCCTCGAATCAGAGACGGAGAAGAAACGCTGGAAGGCGCTCAGTG CAATCGAAAATGTCCTCATCACACGGTACAACATCAGCTCGGAGGACTTCAAAGTCATCGAAACGGTCATTATGAAGTCGGAACCGCACAAGGCCGGCCAGCAGTGGAAGTTCTCCGGTGCGTTCTACTACGCCACCACCGTGCTGACGACGATCGGGTACGGCCACTCGACGCCGACCACGGTCAGCGGGAAGATATTCACGATGTGCTACGCCGCGATCGGCATCCCGCTCGGCCTGGTCATGTTCCAGAGCATCGGCGAGCGGGTGAACCGGCTGAGCAGCGTGATCGTGCACGCGATCAAGACGTCCTTTAACTGCAAGAAAGCGATCGCGTCCGAGGTCGACCTGATACTGGTGGTGACGACGCTCAGCTCGCTGACGATAGCGGGCGGGGCCGCCGCGTTCAGCAAGTTCGAGGGCTGGAGCTACTTCGACTCGGTGTACTACTGCTTCATCACGCTCACGACAATCGGGTTCGGCGATATGGTGGCGCTGCAGAAGGACAACGCGCTGAACAAGAAGCCCGAGTACGTGGCGTTTGCGCTGATCTTCATCCTGTTCgggctggcggtggtggccgCCTCGCTCAATCTGCTCGTGCTGCGGTTCGTGACGATGAACACGGAGGACGAGAAGCGGGACGAAGCGCAAGCCATACAG GCACTGCAAATAGCGGTCAAGCTGGACGGTGACATCATCACGGGCAACACGGACAGCGTGGACGAGCGGTGCTACGATCGCATCTCCGTCATCAACCCGCTCACCGTGTGCCACAACTGTCCGACCAAGTTCGACATGGCGCCGGAGCccaccggcggcggcggcggcggcggcggcaacggCTGCTACATCGAGACGAACTATCGCTATCCGCTGATGGATTGCGAAATGACGCAGCTTCGTTCGCCGGCCGGCTTCAATGGGCCCGGGAACGGTAACCATGGGCCGCAGCAGCGGATGCAGCCGCCGCTGCACGACTTTGAAGCGGACGACGATGGGCTGATACGGCCACTGCGGTACGATTTCCATCCCAACCGGGGCCGGGCATCGGTTTGA